TGTTTTTATTCGGTGGCAAAAGTCGGCGTCAATGATACACTTGATCGGACTTTATTCACCCTCACGACTCACGTATATATTCTGGGTTTGTACGTGAGTCGTGAGGGTGAAGAGAGCCATACCCTAGTCGTCGTGAGCCGCGTGTCATTCTCATGGCGCCTATAAAAAGCCCGTCCTCACAAGTCACATACCGACCGTGCTCTTGGCTTGTGTGTTTAACTGCAGAGGTGACGTGCTATGACGACAAGCAGCAGCCGGGCGGCGCGGAGTGGGGCGGTGAGGAAAGTGCCGGCGCTGGCGCCGGCTGGGAGGCCGCAGAAGCCGTCGGTGTACACTGGCGTGAGGTTACGGCAGTGGGGCCGGTGGGCGGCGGAGATCCGTGTGCCGGGAACCCGCCAGAAGCTGTGGATCGGCACCTTCGAGACCGACAGGCAGGCGGCGCTCGCCTACGACGCCGCCGTCTTCTGCTTCTACGGCGTGCACCTGCCCAGGGGGCGCAACTTCAACTTCCCCGGCGCGCCGCGCCCCGACATCCCGGCGTGGGTGCGCGTCCAGCTCAACGTCACCAGCATCAAGGCCATCGCCGAGAGGCACGCCCGCGGCGTCGACGCCCGCCTTCCACCTCTGGTTGTGGCACCGGCAACAACGGCGACGGCGATGGCGGCTGGTCCTTCTGCCGGTGAAGGTGCATCTGCACTACCTGATGACGTACGCTCCACGCTCCACGGGTAGTTGGCAAGCTTTGTGAACTGCGAAGTGGGTCGTCGTCGGAGTAGATAGAGCAAATGTCTGTGTGTGTAGCGTGCAAGATGCAACATGCAAGTTCTATAAATGGCAACTGTCCTAGTATTTTACAGACTCACTATTTTAATTTATGTGTCTAACCGATGCATGCGACAGTAATATATATGGCAAGTAATTTTGGATGTTTGGATGCAATTTTGTTGGGATAATGTGAAAGGAAGGAATGAAGAGCAAATAATAAAATGAGTGAAAAACAAACATTGCCACAAAGTTTATGTGaaaaaactttttttaaaaaaaaaaaagggaaaaaaacgTGGCCCTGTTTTTTAGAGGCCCAAGCTGCAAGTCTGGCTGGGCCATCTGCGAGTTTGAGCCTTGTTGGATGCACCGTATGAACGTATCAGATGAACAGGTTGGCTTCACTTCTCCTAACAAAATCAACATATGCTGACTTGTCGTGATTAGAGATACTTGGCCACGTTCGGGTCCTTGTGTTGAGGTATCTTGGCATCTTGCTCCCTGCATGTATTAGGCAGTTGGGATGGATCAGGAGTCAAAATATATAGCTGGGACGCCAATGGTTTAATTATTTGTAGGTTGGATGAAATTGAAATCCTGTCAAGGTCCATATTCCGGTAATGGTTCAGGTGGGTTGATGTGTGAGATTGTAGAAAATTTAGCCCACGTAGCGATGACATTTGGTCTGGTTTAAATTTAAATTTGATCTTTGTTAAGCGTCCTATATGAGACTACGTGGGTTGATGTGTGAGATGTGAAAATACGACTATTCGTTGTGCAAGACTGCCGTCGCCCGTTGACTTATCTTATAAGCCGTATTTTTTCTATCACACGATAAATCAACGAATAGTATTTTCAGTCATGGCTTTTTAGACCAGCGAATTGGTTGGCTGGACTTGAAAAGTTAAGCACTTGAACTCTTCGGATAATCTATGTTCGTCAAATTTCACTAATTCATATCCTACCCTTTTTAGATAAAAGGCATTGACCGGCTTTACTGAAAGCTTAACGAGCCAAAGTTGCGATGCTGGGGATACCAGCTTACAGGATAAGGACAGGAAGTAGCAAAAAGAACTCACTTCACAGAAATAACCAACACCTCTAGCTGAGCAGTTCAAAGAAACACCCGTTTAACAGAAACAAGGAGAGCTGGCAAAGACTTAATGAGACGTAGCAACCAGCTGGATAAAAGAAAGGACTACACAGACTCAGCCCCAGCTGACATAGCAAGGATCATTTCTTCCGCAATAGGCTTCACTTTGGGCTTCAGAAGCGGGCTCCAGGCTTTAATCAGCATGATCATCTTGTGGATCAGACTCTCTGGCGTTGGCAGCACCTTCTTGTTGAAATTCATATCCTACCCTGCACGTACAACTGCACAAGAATATTAGAAAAACTATGTGTCTAGAAATTCAGATTTAGATCGGAGAATTATTTATGTTAGTTTTGCCGTTATTACTTGGTGGTACATGCTTTCTAGAATATTCTGTATATGAGACTACAGATTTTCTGTTTTGTACCTTCCAACATCTCCGTTGTAGTCTAGCTGGTTAGGATACTCGGCTCTCACCCGAGAGACCCGGGTTCGAGTCCCGGCAACGGAAATATTTTTATTGTGCTTTATTGTTTTTGTGCTGCTGACTCAGTTTGTTATTATTACTGTGCCTCTGTACTTTTTCACTTACGGATGAAGTAACGCTAGCAGAATTTTTATTTACTGGATGAAGTATAGGATACATTGGTGAAGCAAAAACAGCAGAATTTTTATTTACTGATGGCCAGTTGGTGCACCAAAATCAAGCATTTTGATTCACGAATTCTTTTATATCTGAATTTGCTAAATCATTcgacagttgtactgtatacaTGAGCAACCAATTTTGCAATGAACCATCCCTAACATGGATCCCCAGATCTCTGAAGGATGGCCGGTCGTCTGCCTCAATCTCATCAAGACGCTtcatgttgctgctgctgaagCTGAACCCA
This window of the Sorghum bicolor cultivar BTx623 chromosome 7, Sorghum_bicolor_NCBIv3, whole genome shotgun sequence genome carries:
- the LOC8064007 gene encoding ethylene-responsive transcription factor ERF015 codes for the protein MTTSSSRAARSGAVRKVPALAPAGRPQKPSVYTGVRLRQWGRWAAEIRVPGTRQKLWIGTFETDRQAALAYDAAVFCFYGVHLPRGRNFNFPGAPRPDIPAWVRVQLNVTSIKAIAERHARGVDARLPPLVVAPATTATAMAAGPSAGEGASALPDDVRSTLHG